GGTCCTGTTATCACTAAAGACAGTGACTCATATGAGGTTTTGCGATCTGTTATCACCGAGTTTGCTGAAGAACTCGCACAATTGGTTGTTCGAGATGGAGAAGGAGCTACTAAATTCGTGACCATCAAAGTCGAGGACGCGCTCAATTTCGCCGACGCCAAGCAAGTGGCATCATCCATTGCCACATCTTCACTCGTCAAAACCGCTCTCTACGGCAAAGACGCCAACTGGGGCCGTATCCTGTGTGCCACGGGCTACGCCGGAGTTCCTGTCGAGCCATTCAAGACCAGTGTCTCGTTCATTCCCACCGACGGCACTGCCGAGCTCAAACTGCTCGTCAACGGCGAGCCCGAACAAGTCGACGAAGAACGAGCCAGCGAAATCCTCGCGCTCGAAGACCTCGAGATCAAAGTCTCCCTCGGCACCGGTGGCGGAGCGTCGGCCAAATTTTGGACCTGTGACCTCAGCCACGAGTATGTCACCATCAACGGCGACTACCGCAGCTAGCGGTCCTTTGGGGGTTTCATCTTTGAGGGGGatcgtgcctccggcggctggggctccgccccagaccctggttgctcctctcgcttcgctcgagtcgggcgtcgggtGGCCAGAGATCCTGTTTAGGCCTCGcaaagctcgcgaagcgagcacaaccagggtctggggcggagccccagccgccggaggcagtcaggAATCCCACGGTAAAagttgaataaataaagtacACAGTTAGTATACGGGAGCATGGTAGAACACGCGGACGTCTTGGAGGAACCGTTTGCCCATGCGGAGTTTGACGGCCTCGCGGGCCAGTTCTTTGTAGCGGCCGGTGAGACGCCCGATGATTTCGTTGAGCCCGCGGTCCCAGGAGTCGTTTCGGGGCCGTACTCGCAGGACGGTTTGCCGGAAAAACGCACTGACAAACGCGAGGATGACGAGCGCGAACGGCCGGTACTGGCGCACTTTGCGTCGGTAGTCGTTGGAAACTCCGTAGAAGAACGCCATCAGTGGATACATGTTATCTATGTGTTTGGCAAACGAGGCTGACAGCCATAGGTCCATGATGGCTTGTTTGTATATTCTGTTCTCTTCAGGATCGTGTTCGAGCTCATCGACTGCTTGGAGGAGGTAGTCAATAAACTCAAACCGTCTCTTACGTAGCTTTTCTTCAAATCCGTTGTTCTTAAACTCGTTTTCATACTCTTGAAGAAACAGGACATTAACAAACGAGTCTCGCAGAATATCTCTGTACGTCTCAAACAGAGCCGTATTGCCCTGTGCTATTCCAAGTAAGTCGGCTTGACCTGTTTTCGATACAATTGGCAGAATATCAAATTCGGCTATGGAACATGCCACTACGAGATACGATGCCAGAACCAGCTCAGTCGGGTTATGTGTCGACTTGTCACTGGCAATCTTGTCTCTGAAAGCAGTCAGTGAATTGTGAAAGTACATGCGTTTAGGAACTGTTTGAAGAGCGCTAGAATCACCCAGACCGGGGAGTTTCTCAAGAATATTGGCTGAAAACGCACACATACAGTCACGTACTAGTTTGGATCCGATGGCTACTTGAAAACCATTGGTTCGCCACATGTCAACTATCGATGGAACACCTAATGAACACACTCGTGAAGCATGCCGTAGGAAAAAATCCAGATAGTATACCTCATTCGAGCTGATATGTGGTGCCATTCGAACTCCTTTCAAAAGAGCACTTGGTATTGGCAGCAGTTGAACAGCTGTACCTCTACCAGCTAGAAAACGGTCTACATCGTATGAGGACGTTTCTGACGAGATGACGGTTTCATATTCTTCGGCTGTTCTATCGTTGTTGCTCACACGGTCGTAGTCACTGACGCCTGCACCAGGTAAAATATTAGGATTGGCTGCCACAACAGCGGATTCTGTTACAGACAGGGAAAGTGCTTGAAGCTTATCGAGATCGTTTGCAAAAGCCCGGAAATACGAGTTCTGAGTATTGGGACTCACTGCCCTGTGGTTATAGTGTCGATGATAGTATGTAGCCTGGCTGTCATTGTGGCTGTCACTGATACTTCCAGTGATATTGTTATTGATACTTCCAGTGCTGTTGTTACTGATATTGTCACTGTTATGGATACTGTCACTGACCGTGTAATTATCATTGTGACTCACACTGTAACTGCCATTGCTAGTATAGTTATCAGTGTAGCTGTGATTGTGGTCTTGAGTCCGACTCTCGTGTGCCTGCACCTGATTATAACCATGATTGTAAGTCGAATTATTAACATCGTTATCGTTATAACCTCGAGAATCCATCTCcatatcagcatcagcaccgGCAACAACATTCACAGCAGAACCCGTGTCTTCGGTCGCACCAGTAAACACAGGAATCTGACCACTGTTCAATCCAGATCCTGCCAAAATACTCTCATAGCTCATCCCAACCATATCTTCTGTTCTCTGTTGAGGACTCAAATCACTATCAAGTGGTTGTAAGTCCATAGCATCAAACACATGACTTCCGGGTCCACTGTCTTGACTATTAAACGGAGTCATCCCAGTCTTTTCTCCTCCAAATCCCGTGTACAGACTGTTATCCAGTAACAGACTCTCTACACCACTGGTCGGCGAAATACTCGACTCGCTGACTTCCCCACTACCGCCTCCAGGGCTGCTTCCACTGCCACTTCGACTCGCCAGGCCACCACTCTCACTCGACCTCGCACTCTGAATTATCCCTACCCCTCCACCAACATTTCCACTGTCGCTTCCATTTACACTTCCACTTCCACTTGCACCACTAGCACTTCCACTAGTACTGCCATTTCGAATGACATAACCATCTCCAGTCTTGGGAGACACAGTCTCCACTGTATGAACACAGCCAGTCTCACGAGTCCCTGGACAACCAACAACTCCAGATCCTGACCTTTCCGTCAGAACTCCACTCTCTGACGACGCAAAATTATCCACAATCACAAACTTCTCCTTTCTAGCCCGGGAACGAGGCTTAACAGGCGGAACTGCCTTGTATTCACACACCCTGTTTGTCGCTATACAGTACTCACACGACGGTTTATCCTCGCTACACTGTTTCATTTCGTTAGTAAACGGGTCtgtgcctctggcggctggggcaatgccccagaccccgttgctaTCCTCGCTTAGCGAGAATAGATCCACTGGTTGGCCAGAATTCTGGAGCATGTCGACCTCATGAGTTTGTCAGACTGAACTGATAAGACTCTTCCACACGCAAATAAATTGCTGAAACATCTCTTTACAAACCTTTATTCGTAGCCTCTTACACGAGACACACCCCAGCCGCGATTTTTTCCTAACAGTACGTTTTTCTGGTTCTGTCATTTGGCTAAAGTCGTGAACCTAGTTTCGATGGCTGGCGATCCTGATGCGCCACTCTTTCACAAACAAACCGTTCAAACTGCCTTTGACTCACTATTCAGATCAAACTCTTTGAACCAAAAACGACCCCGTCGTTTCTGCTCTTCCAATactaaaaaagaaaaaaaaaaccgtCAATGGTTTCGGATTGTTTTTAAGACGTCGATATCCTGCCAGCAGATGCCCTTCAAGCATGTCACATCTCGCATCTCCATCTGCAGTTGAATCAGGCAGTGCGCATACGGCGTCGCTCATAGCCCCGACGCACCCCGACCTGCTCTCTCCACTGCCCACTCACCCACTTCGCCAACTTTAACTCTCCCCTCCCCACTCTCCTCCTCCAACCAACCAATCTCACATACTCTTTTTGGTCCACTTCTACACTCGCCAGTTCGACCGCATCAATCTCCGGACCCTgcaggaccctgcgtcGCCGGcgggggttgtgcctccggcggctggggctctgccccagaccccgtggctcctgcttcgcaggagtttgccaggaccgtcgacggaaccgactcgagcgcagcgagaggagccacggggtctggggcggagccccagccgccggaggcaccacaACCCCCGCACAGAATGTGTGTGCACTGGTGTATTAAAAGAACTATTTAGCAGCTACAGGAGCAGACGAGGAGGTAGAAGGAGCGGGGGTGGAGTCCTTTttggtgttgttggtgtCTTTTTTGGGCCGGTTGTGTTGTTTCTTGGACTTGTCgtgctgctggtcttgtTTGCTGTCGGGGTTGGCAATGAACTCTTGGGCAGTGTAGTTCTTGAGGGTGTTGCGGATGAACCAATCGGCGAACTTGCGGCCGTCTTTAGACTCGGCGATGTGGATGAGATCGTTGTCAAGGGCGATGTCGATTTCAGACACGTTGACACTTTCGCCATCCAGAAGAGCACCCTCAGTCCACTTGGTTTgcttgttcttgatcttgaaCGACACAAGAGCACTTCGTAGCAGCTCGACATCGGTCTCAAGGAACCCAGAAAGCTTGCGGATGTCCATGGTAGCATACAGGTTAAGGTAGTTTTTCAGGGTGTAGCCGAGATTAGCGGTCTTGACGGTCTCAAGGAAGATCTTGAGATGGTGTTGAAGAGGCTCGACATTGTACTCGGGGTGTTCAAAGTCAGGAGGGGTAGGAGAAATGAACTTGGGAGCAGCAAATACAAACAACTCTTCAAAAGTCTTGAGAGCATCGGGACCACCGCGGTTCATCTTGGAAAGTTGCTCTCCGTACTTCTCACGCATGCCAGTGTGAATAATATCGTCTAATCTGGTGGGACACAGAGCAACACAGATGGCCAGAAGTGCGTACATCTGGTCCGACTTCTTGTTGACATTGTCGAATTGAGCGTTACGGTTGATGTTCTTAGTACGGGAAATGAACACAAGAATGTGCGAAAACGATTTAATAGCGTCAGCATATCGTCTAAGCATCAAGTAACAGAATCCAACATAGTAGTAAGTGGTGTAATGAGCACCAGTGACACGAGACAAAAGTGCCCGTTTATTCAATTGGACGTCTTCAAGAGTCTTAAGAGCAAGTGCGTAATCTCCCAAAAGAGTGTGAACACGTAGTAATCCAATTAAACTGAAGTAACCCAGGGTGTTGTAAAGAGGTTTGGATCCAAAAGGACCTGCCACTTGAGTAGCATCTTGGCCGTTCTTAGTGGCTTTTAATTGAGCAGTGATGTTGGCTTTACCAGCAAGCGAGTAAAGAACATTGAGAACGGGATATGCTCCCCATACACCCACGTTCTTCTCCAACAGCTCCAAATCCGCTTGAGAAGCATTACCCTTTTTAATGAGTCTGGATCGGAAAATCGAGAACGAGTTGAACTGGTAGATGAACTCGTCAATCATGTCCCAACACCATTGAGTGGGCAGTTCAATATCAGTAGGAGTCTCCGAATTGATaatgaaatcaaataaTGTACAGTAGTTGTGGTACGAATCGAGTCTCTGTTCGATAGTAGGTTGTCCCTTGGCATATAAATGACGGTAATACAGTTCCTTGTAGAATAACAGGAATGTTTGGTCGTTGTTGACAATAGGAGCCACTGCCAATTCGGGCGATGGCCAAGGAAGGTTCTTGTAGAACTTCTCAGTAAGCTTGCGGAACGAGTTGTCGTAACACGACAGTAACTCATAAACATTCTTCTCATGTAAACACTTTTGGAAGTAAAGAATGAATTCCTTAATGGCCTCGGGAACATACGCCGCCTTTCTAGCTGCCTCCATCAACGCCTCCTGTTGTCGCAACAGAGCAGCTTCATCATAGACATGTTCGCCAACCGCGATTGTCTCGTTGCCAGCTTCGAAATCGTCGTACTCGTAATCTTCCATCTTGTGACTGCCGCGTTCACTCTCTGTTGACGTAGTCTGATCCTGTGAAATTTTCAACTCTTACACTCTCCTCTCCTGCACCCTCCCGCTGTCCATCAAGTTTTTCATGGCGCGGCGTGCGGCGTGAGGCGCAGACCCTGGCTATCACCCTGGGGTTCTGGGGGtcttttgcctccggcggctggggctccgccccagaccccgtggctcctctcgctccgctcgagtcgggagTCGGGGTGTGATTATAGCTGGGTCTCAATGAGTTGCAGGTGAGGGAGGAAGAGGGAGGACAGGCGAGGACGGGTTTCCGCTTTTCGTCTGACTTGAACCCGTACTGGCTCCCCGTTTATAATTAGTAGATAGCAGAGAAGAATTATAAGCTAAATTTCATATTTGAACGAAAGGAAAATAGAATTCAAGTGGAATTGAGGCTCCTTTTTTCGCATGTAGCCTCGGAAAAACCAGACGAATGTTTTTCCGAGGCTGATCTGACTTGAGGATTTTGATATGGCTGCAGCCAGAGGAGCTTGTAAATTTAAAAAAGGttacatatatatagaaCCACCTCTCTCATTATCTCTAGATAAAATATTGGTCATCCAGAGTCTCTCAGGGGACTTTAAGCTCTATAAAACTGTGTCAGCCAATATCGCTATATGCAATGATCCGCAATGATGTTGATCAGCTGGTGGATCTCTGAGAtgaaaaaatgaaaatttattatttgaaagaagaaaaaactTGAGAAACTCGGATAATAATCAAAAGAGAGTTAAGTGGAAAACTGTACTACCCCtattgatttgtttatgtAATTATTTCTACTACGCTGTACTACTTTTGGTGTTAAATGAGAGAACGTGACGAGCCATGTTCAAGCTGAGTAGTATCAGACCCGAGAACTACTCACAAATGCTTTATTTATGGGTCGACCAGTTACGATATCGGAGAGAagcttcttttgtttcGAGTGAACGAACTGATCAGTTTGGCATTCAATTACGCATATCGAACTGACAACTGCTTCTAATTAAGGTGGTGTTCAGAGGCCCCATTATAGCCTTAGCAGCTCAGTATACCCCTAAATGTGTTAGAGTCATTTACAGAAACAGCCAGTTCCGTTCGTTTAAGCAGTGGCCAAACcccccaagcccgactcgagcacagcgagaggagccacggggtctggggcggagccccagccgccggaggcagcagccaccAGGACAATTTATCACTTCAGGGTCTATTAATACATATCTCAAGGGACCAGATGCTTAGATCAAGAGTCTCTCGATGACGTCCTTGATGCCGTTGATTTGGTCACGGAGTTGCGAGGCGTCGTTGGAGGTGACGCTGGCAGCGATGACGGGACGAGAAACACCACAAGCACGGCCCAAGGCGATCTTAGAAGGAACAAAGACGTAAGGAACGTTCTTGTCTTCACACAACAAGGGCAAGTGGAGGACAATCTCGATAGGAGAGGCGTCGGCGGCCATGACAATGAACTCCGAGATACCACGGTTCAAGGTCTTAGTGGCCTCGTTAGCACCCTTCTTGAGTTGACGAAGGTGGGTAGCCTGTTGAACGATATCCAGAATTTGCTGGGTAACATCAGAACTGGCCAAAGGAAAGGCACGGGGGTCGGCGTTGGTAGACATTTTTTAAGATGTTCGTGTGAAaagtttttctttcaaatgTGGTGGTTGGTGTATGAGTGATAAAATAATGCAAAGAGGTTCCTTGCAGCACTAGCTCGCCTCcttttaaataaaaaagaatataATAAGAATAATTAAAAGGCCAGAGATTCGCagcgagaaaaaaaaatcaagagTAACTTCTGCAAACCCGCAGATCATgaaatattaaaaaaaattcagcCATGCATCCAGGACCCTACGTGCGGCTCACGGCATCCGGGgctggggggtctgcctccggcggctggggctccgccccagaccctggttgtgctcgcttcgcgagcgactgGGACCATCGGCGGGTGGGTTGGTTTAGGGAGGGGGATAGGGGGAATTGCGAGGGGTGAGGGAATTCATGGAGGTTTTGGCGGGTGGCGCTGTAAGAGCATAATTCCGAGATTATGCTGTTATAGAGGTAACGCTAACTCCCACCTAGCTCGCCCAATTCAAGGTTACTTGAACTTCTGACAAGTGTTTTACTCTTTAAATGGAGATTTACATTCAATAGCCTTATTTTCAAAGTGCTACTGCCATaaaaccagaaaatgaGATGGGGTCAAAACCCCAGGGGTAAATGACCCCGTTAAGACAATATTCTATATTT
This is a stretch of genomic DNA from Sugiyamaella lignohabitans strain CBS 10342 chromosome C, complete sequence. It encodes these proteins:
- the SNU13 gene encoding RNA binding protein SNU13 (RNA binding protein; part of U3 snoRNP involved in rRNA processing, part of U4/U6-U5 tri-snRNP involved in mRNA splicing, similar to human 15.5K protein; GO_component: GO:0046540 - U4/U6 x U5 tri-snRNP complex [Evidence IDA] [PMID 10377396]; GO_component: GO:0046540 - U4/U6 x U5 tri-snRNP complex [Evidence IDA] [PMID 10449419]; GO_component: GO:0031428 - box C/D snoRNP complex [Evidence IDA] [PMID 11081632]; GO_component: GO:0005730 - nucleolus [Evidence IEA,IEA]; GO_component: GO:0005730 - nucleolus [Evidence IDA] [PMID 10684247]; GO_component: GO:0005634 - nucleus [Evidence IEA]; GO_component: GO:0030529 - ribonucleoprotein complex [Evidence IEA,IEA]; GO_component: GO:0032040 - small-subunit processome [Evidence IDA] [PMID 12068309]; GO_component: GO:0005681 - spliceosomal complex [Evidence IEA]; GO_function: GO:0003723 - RNA binding [Evidence IEA,IEA]; GO_function: GO:0003723 - RNA binding [Evidence IMP,ISS] [PMID 14730029]; GO_function: GO:0003723 - RNA binding [Evidence IDA] [PMID 17332014]; GO_function: GO:0003723 - RNA binding [Evidence IPI] [PMID 17631273]; GO_process: GO:0008380 - RNA splicing [Evidence IEA]; GO_process: GO:0006397 - mRNA processing [Evidence IEA]; GO_process: GO:0000398 - mRNA splicing, via spliceosome [Evidence IPI] [PMID 10377396]; GO_process: GO:0000398 - mRNA splicing, via spliceosome [Evidence IMP] [PMID 11720284]; GO_process: GO:0000398 - mRNA splicing, via spliceosome [Evidence IMP] [PMID 14730029]; GO_process: GO:0000462 - maturation of SSU-rRNA from tricistronic rRNA transcript (SSU-rRNA, 5.8S rRNA, LSU-rRNA) [Evidence IMP] [PMID 14730029]; GO_process: GO:0006364 - rRNA processing [Evidence IEA]; GO_process: GO:0042254 - ribosome biogenesis [Evidence IEA,IEA]); its protein translation is MSTNADPRAFPLASSDVTQQILDIVQQATHLRQLKKGANEATKTLNRGISEFIVMAADASPIEIVLHLPLLCEDKNVPYVFVPSKIALGRACGVSRPVIAASVTSNDASQLRDQINGIKDVIERLLI